The following is a genomic window from Maledivibacter sp..
GTAGATTATATATTTAAGATATGATAAAATTAATCTCAGATTATTTGTTTGTATGTTTATGAAAGATATATGGAGGAGAAAAAATGAATAATTACAGTGCATTTGAGATAATAGGCCCTAGAATGATTGGACCCTCTAGTTCCCATACTGCTGGGGCAGCTAGGTTGGGAAAGATCGCGGGTAAGCTGGCAAATTATGATGTTAAAAGGGTGAAATTTATACTTCATGGATCCTTTGCTAAAACATACAAAGGACATGGGACAGATAGGGCCCTTATGGCGGGGATTTTAGGTATGAAGGAAAGTGATGAGAAACTCAAAAATTCCCTTAAGATTGCAGAAAATAAGGATATAGACTATGAATTTTTGGAGGATGATTTAGGAGAAGTTCATCCAAATACAGTTAAGTTTATGATTGAAAAATCCGATGGAAGAAAAATAGAACTTATGGGGTCATCTATCGGTGGGGGAAACATAAAAATCATTGAGTTGAATGGGTTAAAGCTTGAATTTACAGGACAGTATCCAACTATCATAACTAGACATTCAGATCATCCAGGTATTATAGCAAAAATCACAAAAATTTTAGCCTATTATAAAATTAATATAGCCTTTATGAGTGTATATAGACAGGATAAGGGACAGGATGCATTTATGGTAATCGAGTCCGATAATAGGTTAGAGCCTAAGCTAGTTGAATATATACAGAAGTCCGTAGACGAAATAAAAAATATTTACTTGATAAATTCTATATAATCTATAAGGAAGAAAGGAATAGTCGTATGAAGTATAAATTTAATAGTGGTGAGGAGCTAGTAGGGCTTTGTAAAAATTACGATAAAAAGATATGGGAGATTATGATCTTAAGGGAAGTTGAAAATTCAGATAAGACCAAGGAAGAAATTTTCAATTTGATGAAGGAAAATCTATATGTGATGAAGAAAGCCGTTGAAAAAGGACTTACACAGGATATTAAATCTGTGAGTGGTCTTGTTGGAGGAGATGCAAAACTGCTTAGACGAAGATATGAAGATAAAAAAACTGTTTCCGGAAGTAGAATGCTTAAGGCAGTGGCTAGTGCAATGGCAGTTTTAGAAGTGAATGCATCTATGGGACAAGTGGTAGCGGCTCCCACTGCAGGTTCCTGTGGAATTTTACCTGGAGTTTTGATAACTATTGGTGAAGAGCTTAGTGTAAATGAAGAAAAATTAGTTAATGGTTTATTTACTGCTTCCGCTATTGGACTCATTATAGCTCAAAATGCCACTGTTTCTGGTGCTGAAGGTGGGTGCCAAGCTGAGACTGGAACTGCTTCTGCTATGGCGGCAGCAGCTGTTGTTGAAATCTTAGGGGGAAGCCCTGAGTCAGCCCTCCATGCATCTGCAATGACAATAAAAAATATTTTGGGATTAGTATGTGATCCTATAGCCGGTTTAGTAGAATGTCCATGTGTAAAGAGAAATGCCATAGGAACAGCAAATGCACTGATTTCAGCGGATATGGCTTTAGCAGGTATAGAAAGCATCATACCCTTCGATGAAGTGGTTAATGCCATGTATAGGGTGGGAAAATCTTTGCCAATAGCTTTAAAAGAAACGGCATTGGGTGGATTGGCGGCTACCCCAACGGGTAAAAGAATAATGAATGAAATTTTTCATACATAGGCTATAGATTACGTTCGGAGGATTGTATTATGAGAAGCACAAGAAAATTAGTAATGCTGGGGTTATTTATATCAATGGCTCTAGCCCTTAATATATATGAAAAAATGATACCTGTACCCTTTATAGCACCTGGAGCAAAGCTGGGACTTTCCAATATAATAACCTTGACTGTCCTTATGATCTTTGGGTTTAAAGATGCCTTTATTGTACTCATAGCTAGGATATTATTAGGCTCAATATTTGGGGGAGGAATATCGGGATTTATATATAGTGTTTCAGGTGGGATACTGAGTATTTTAGCCATGGCGTTTATTAAAAGACTGGGGAAGGAAAATGTCAGTGTAATAGGAATAAGTGTTGTTGGGGCAGTATTTCATAATATAGGACAATTATTGGCAGCAGCCCTTATTATTAACAACATAAATATATTTATATATTTACCCATACTATTTATTGCTGCAATAGGTACGGGTATATTTGTTGGCTTAACAACAAAGTATCTTTTATTAGCTTTAAAGAGAATTACTAGATAGAAAAAATTAAAGGAATGAGTAAGATACCCAGTTTATTTCTTCAATGTGTCGCAAGCTATATAGGCTAATTTTTCTAATATGACCAGAAATATTGTATTGATTAGGCCCTCGTATCTTTGATAAGCTATATGATAAAGGGGGTTTTTGAATGGAAAGAATATTAAGATTATTAACTGGGAGTAAAATAATATCTATATCCACAGGTTTTATACTGCTTATAGCAGGAGTGTTATCAAGAATTCAATTTGCCCATAGTAGTGGAGTTGTAGGGTTTATAATACCACTAATATTTATTTCTTTAAGTTTTGGCACAATTTTTTCTGCTATTTTCAAAAGTGAGAAAAGAAATGTCAAGGGGCTATTTGTAAAATCAGTACTTGCTCCATGGGCAATAGTAATTGCCATAACATCATTAAATAGGTTGGGAATCGATTCTCCAATGATTAAGGCAGGTTCGTTATTTTTAATAAATATAGCATTTTTTAATAAAGAAATTAGTAAGGCTTCAGATCAATAAAAGATAGCTTTGGGATAAAACCCTAGCTATCTTTTATTTTTAAATATATAGTAATTGACACCATATTATCCGAGCATTTAATAATAGAGTAAATTGCATAATTACCTTCTATAAAAACTATCTATTATATATAGTTTGAAAATCTTCAGAGCTATACCATCAAATATGCTTATATCTTAAGGAATTAAATCAAAGACGATATTCCCATATTAGATTTAGCCAAGTAAGAGTTATGTAATTTCCTCAATAATCAATGAAAAATTTTATAGATTTATGAATATAAAAGTATATAGGAGAAATTCTAATTATATGAGCAAATTGCATAATCGCTTTCCATAAAAGCTATCTACCCCATGTAGTTTTAAAATTTCAAAAGCTATAACATCAAATATCCCTATGTATTAAGTAATTACACTAAGGATGATATTCCCATATGCGGCTTAGCCAATTAAAGGTTATGCAATTTCCTTGTATAAAAATAGTGGAGGTCAAAAAATGGATAAAAAATATGTTATTGTATGTGAAAATAATTCTATATCCCAGCCAATGAATAGAGTTAAGGCAATAAATATGGCAAAAGAATATGGGCAAGAAGGAAAAAAGGCATACATAGTTACTAAGGAAGAAGGGGAGAGAATAAAGAAAAGTGGTAAGTTTTATACACCTGAGTGGGAATAATCAAAGTAAATAAAGCATCTTGTTGACTTTGTCAACAATCTGAGCATCTTGCTTTTAAGCAAGATGCTTTATTTATTTCGAAAAGTCACAAAAGCCTAAAAACACAACGGAACACAAATAAACAAATATAAACAAAAAGAAACAAATATAATATTGCATAAAATATTGACTGAATATAGGCAAAATGTTACAATTGTATTGAAAATATAATAGGAAAACGATAGTAATGATTAATGGTTAAGAACTAATTACTTGAGGGAACTGCATAACTCTCACTTGGCAGAGGTGTATAATATTTTGCTATGTATAAATTAGGATTTACCCTAACTCCTCCATAGAAGGTGATTATGCAATTTGCTCAATCAAGTATTATTATTTATATTTTTAAATTGGAGGGATTAGATTTGGAGAATATACATCCTGTTATTCAAAAAATTATTGATGTAGCACCTTATTTTTCAAAGGGTAGAAGAAATGGTTTTATGATAGGGATTACAGATTTAGAAAAAAACTTAAAATATTTTCCAAATGAAGTTATAGATTTACAGATACAACCTAACTCAATGCTTCCCCCCGATGATCCTATGATGAAGGTGATGAAGACAGGACAATCCTTAGAAATAAAGGTAGAGAGAGAACTGTATGGGATTCCATTTAAAGCTATCTATATTCCGATAAAGGATGAAAATGGGACAATAGTGGGAGGCGTAGCATTAGGATATGAACTTGAGGTAGAAGAAAATATAACTAATATTAGTGAAGGACTTTTAGAATCCATAGAAAACATCTTGGGGTACATAAATAAAATATCCAGTGGTTCCAAGAGCCAAGAGACTATAAGTGAAGATATGGTGGGAACTGTACAAGGCTCCGAAGATAATTATAAAAAGACAGACGAGGTTTTAAATTTTATAAAAATGGTTTCAAATCAAACCAATCTTTTAGCATTAAATGCACAAATAGAAGCAGCTAGGGCAGGTGAAGCTGGTAGAGGTTTTAGTGTTGTGGCCAATGAAGTGAAAAAACTTGGGGCTTCTAGTGCCGATGCAGTTAATGATGTCAGAACTATACTAGAAGAAATAAAAAAATCGAATCAATTAACAAAAAGCTTAGTTGAAAAGAGTAGATCCATATCCAGCGAGCATGTCGAAGATATAGAGCAAATATTTGCTGCTGTTCAAGAATTAAATAGCTTAATTATTTCTTTAAAGGATTTAGCTAAAAGTCTTTAAATTAAAATAAAAATTTAAGTGTGTCAAGCCTCTGGACTTTTGATCAGATTTTTCTATAAAAAATAAGACTCCTGTTTATGTTCAGGAGTCTTAGGCTGCCTAACAACCCGAATTTCTTCGTTGTTGCTTCACCCAAGAACCCTTACGTATGTCTGTATACGCTACGGCCTCTCGGTTTCAGCACGCCTCGAACTTCGAATTGTTAGGCAGCCTACCATCTTGTTGACTTTGTCAACAATCTGAGACTCCTGTTTATGTTCGGGAGTCTTTAGTTTACCTAACAAGTGGAGATTTTTCCTTGTCGATAAAACCCAGAATCCTTACGTATGTCTATATACGCCGTGGTTTCTGGGTTTTAGTAGGCTTTGAACTTTAGATTATCGGCCTATCATATTGTAGACTTTGTCTATAATAATAAAGCTAAATAGTAGCAAAGTATACTCTAAGCTTTTATCACATTATCAAGTTTTTTTCTTTTCAGATCATGTATATAGTAAGGTATATATATGAGGGTGAAAATAAGGAACATTCCCGCTACTAATATTGGAATATAGTATGGATATGGAGGGAAATAATCAAGTACTGATGATGCCAACGGCTTACTTCTCAGATATGAATAATTTCCATCAACTATATAATTAAATATTCCAACAAAGGCCAAATATATATAACTCCAGTGGAATGTCTTCTTTAAGGATTTTAGTGTAGGTTTATATTCATAGGCAATTATCATGAAAAAGGTAGCAATTAATATTGCACCGTGACCTACAAAAAATTCAATGAACATCCAATGGGGAAATAGAAATCCCCCCGTATCAGGAAATAAAAGGGCTTGGCTTGCACCTCCTAATCCCCAAAAATAAACTACTTGAAAAATAGAGTAGCTTTCTTTTAAGATCATAAAAATACAAAGTATAACAGTTATTCTACATAGATATAATGGCAATGATTCTTGGATAGTAAATACTCCCCTTTCAATATACCAAAAATGCAGAAAAAAGGATTGGAGAAATAGAATGAATGCCAATACTCTTCCTATTTTTACTCTAGTATTTGGTTCTCTAAGCCTCTCTTTATTAGAAAACATCAAAAAAATAAGACCTAGAATAAAGCATAAAGTTAATATATGGCTTTTAGAAAAAGAATCATATATACCCCTTCCCACAGTATTATTCCAGAATAAGTTCATGTCAAAAATATCACACAAAGCAAGTCTACCCTTAACAACAGCAAATAATAGTAACAACCTGATTTACTCCCTTCATTAACGACAAATTATTTCATTATCTATTATAATATAACAATATAAACATTAAAAGTGGAAGAATATCATAAATAATAAATTTAAGAAAACATTAAGAATATCATATTAACCATCAATTTGGATAAATTTATCAAAAAATGTATTGACAAAGTGCGACTACAAGCGTAGACTGATTATAAACTACAAATGTAGTCGAAAGGGGGTGAAAATGATGAAGGAAATACCGCAAATATCAGATTCAGAATGGAAAATTATGAAGATACTTTGGGAAAAATCACCACAGACAGCTGGTGAAATCATTGAAATATTAGGGGAGAGTACTAATTGGAGACCTACTACTGTGAAGACATTGATCAGTAGATTGGTAAAGAAGAATGCCGTGGCTTTTGAGAAAAAAAACAGATATTATTACTATTTTCCTTTAGTAACTGAGTCAGAGTGTGCTAAGGAAGAAGGCAAGTCATTTCTAAGAAAAGTATATGGAGGGGCGTTGAAGCCAATGATTGCAAATTTTTTAGAAATCCAGAAATTATCCCAAGAGGATATTGACGATTTGAAACGGATTTTAGATGAGAAGAAGGATTGAAGTGAGGTAGCTGTATATGGATTATTCAAAGATATTATATTGGTTGGTAGATACATCCATAAAGGGAAGCTTTTTGATAATAAGTATCATATTAATTAAATGGCTTCTGAAAAATAGTTTGGGGGCTAGATGGCATTACAATATATGGTTCTTAGCTTTGATAAGATTGATAATACC
Proteins encoded in this region:
- the sdaAB gene encoding L-serine ammonia-lyase, iron-sulfur-dependent subunit beta, whose protein sequence is MNNYSAFEIIGPRMIGPSSSHTAGAARLGKIAGKLANYDVKRVKFILHGSFAKTYKGHGTDRALMAGILGMKESDEKLKNSLKIAENKDIDYEFLEDDLGEVHPNTVKFMIEKSDGRKIELMGSSIGGGNIKIIELNGLKLEFTGQYPTIITRHSDHPGIIAKITKILAYYKINIAFMSVYRQDKGQDAFMVIESDNRLEPKLVEYIQKSVDEIKNIYLINSI
- the sdaAA gene encoding L-serine ammonia-lyase, iron-sulfur-dependent, subunit alpha, whose protein sequence is MKYKFNSGEELVGLCKNYDKKIWEIMILREVENSDKTKEEIFNLMKENLYVMKKAVEKGLTQDIKSVSGLVGGDAKLLRRRYEDKKTVSGSRMLKAVASAMAVLEVNASMGQVVAAPTAGSCGILPGVLITIGEELSVNEEKLVNGLFTASAIGLIIAQNATVSGAEGGCQAETGTASAMAAAAVVEILGGSPESALHASAMTIKNILGLVCDPIAGLVECPCVKRNAIGTANALISADMALAGIESIIPFDEVVNAMYRVGKSLPIALKETALGGLAATPTGKRIMNEIFHT
- a CDS encoding Gx transporter family protein, with protein sequence MRSTRKLVMLGLFISMALALNIYEKMIPVPFIAPGAKLGLSNIITLTVLMIFGFKDAFIVLIARILLGSIFGGGISGFIYSVSGGILSILAMAFIKRLGKENVSVIGISVVGAVFHNIGQLLAAALIINNINIFIYLPILFIAAIGTGIFVGLTTKYLLLALKRITR
- a CDS encoding methyl-accepting chemotaxis protein, giving the protein MKTGQSLEIKVERELYGIPFKAIYIPIKDENGTIVGGVALGYELEVEENITNISEGLLESIENILGYINKISSGSKSQETISEDMVGTVQGSEDNYKKTDEVLNFIKMVSNQTNLLALNAQIEAARAGEAGRGFSVVANEVKKLGASSADAVNDVRTILEEIKKSNQLTKSLVEKSRSISSEHVEDIEQIFAAVQELNSLIISLKDLAKSL
- a CDS encoding TIGR02206 family membrane protein, which produces MLLLFAVVKGRLALCDIFDMNLFWNNTVGRGIYDSFSKSHILTLCFILGLIFLMFSNKERLREPNTRVKIGRVLAFILFLQSFFLHFWYIERGVFTIQESLPLYLCRITVILCIFMILKESYSIFQVVYFWGLGGASQALLFPDTGGFLFPHWMFIEFFVGHGAILIATFFMIIAYEYKPTLKSLKKTFHWSYIYLAFVGIFNYIVDGNYSYLRSKPLASSVLDYFPPYPYYIPILVAGMFLIFTLIYIPYYIHDLKRKKLDNVIKA
- a CDS encoding BlaI/MecI/CopY family transcriptional regulator, translated to MKEIPQISDSEWKIMKILWEKSPQTAGEIIEILGESTNWRPTTVKTLISRLVKKNAVAFEKKNRYYYYFPLVTESECAKEEGKSFLRKVYGGALKPMIANFLEIQKLSQEDIDDLKRILDEKKD